A single region of the Xiphias gladius isolate SHS-SW01 ecotype Sanya breed wild chromosome 17, ASM1685928v1, whole genome shotgun sequence genome encodes:
- the pcdh1a gene encoding protocadherin-1 isoform X2 encodes MELNLRVVLFWVLVLHCGSAKGSILYRVQEEQPPNTLIGSLAADQGLPDSGHLYKLEVGAPYLRVDGKTGDIFTTEIPIDRETLRDCRSLAKGKPCYLEFEVSVTDLIQNQSPRLIEGRIEVQDINDNTPQFPSSVLTISVPENTIMGALFSIPLATDRDSERNGVADYALTAGPDAATLFGLQVADDRGGKLPQLIVLGNLDRELKDSYDLTVKAVDGGNPQRYSSALLRVVVTDANDNSPKFEKSTYEAEVSENSPVGHSVLQVKANDSDMGPNGEIEYTLHQAVDPVPKLLRIDRSTGIIYVKGPLDREEISSLSFYVMAKDKGPQPKSSKTFVSIEVTDQNDNAPAVEIRGIGLVTHSEGVANISEDMPVGTAVALVQVSDKDEGENAVVTCVVAGDVPFQLRPASDSSSDNKRKYFLQTTTPLDYERVRDYRVEIVAVDSGNPALSSTNSLKVQVTDVNDNSPVFSPTLFEVDFPEENQPGEKVLDVTALDADSGTNAELLYNIVADSSIKGLFEIDPNTGEVRARSPLDREHKERYEFRVTAADKGSPVHKGTATVVIKVLDRNDNDPKFMLSGYSFSVLENMPPLSPVGMVTVLDVDKGENARVRLSVEPDGGKFVVQNGTGTILSSISFDREKESSYTFRLKAVDGGEPPRSSYVGVTINVLDENDNDPVVTKPSNSSFKRLSPLASPDSHVEVVEAEDLDSGPNAELVFSIAGGNPYQLFRISPSSGEITLAKEMTRKHGGLHRLVVRVSDRGKPARHATALVHIYVNETISNVSLVEALVGHSLYTPLDRDIAGDPDNGFAAQRSNILFGSLAGVAGVVMLILVVVFIRHRIQRETKSGYQAGKKETKDLYAPKQAPKNAKGKRGRKGKPQKSPKPLGEEEEVSLQKSLKFNLDGVNDSPRIHLPLTYSPGSPDIGRHYRSNSPLPSIQLQAQSPSASQKHQAVQDLPAANTFVGTGGDDNSTGSDQYSDYSYKTSQPKYNNKQYFQTGATHKGRHAHMDTHTHGSLCTTYLPWLITQKKKAGRKVR; translated from the exons ATGGAACTGAATTTACGAGTAGTGCTGTTTTGGGTCCTGGTGTTGCACTGTGGCTCTGCTAAAGGCAGTATCCTGTACCGGGTCCAGGAGGAGCAGCCTCCCAACACTCTTATCGGTAGCCTGGCAGCAGACCAGGGACTGCCAGACTCGGGTCACCTCTACAAGCTGGAGGTGGGTGCCCCTTACCTCCGTGTCGATGGAAAGACGGGAGACATTTTCACCACAGAGATTCCCATAGACAGGGAAACCCTGAGAGACTGTCGATCACTGGCTAAGGGTAAGCCCTGCTACCTGGAATTTGAAGTATCAGTCACAGATCTGATACAAAATCAGAGCCCACGACTAATTGAAGGACGCATTGAGGTACAGGACATCAATGACAATACCCCACAATTTCCCTCTTCTGTGCTAACCATCTCTGTTCCCGAGAACACGATCATGGGGGCACTATTCTCCATACCATTAGCTACAGACAGGGACTCAGAAAGGAATGGCGTGGCTGACTATGCGCTGACAGCAGGGCCAGATGCAGCAACCCTATTTGGTTTACAAGTGGCTGATGACAGGGGAGGGAAACTCCCACAACTGATTGTGCTTGGCAACCTGGATCGCGAGTTAAAGGATTCCTACGACCTCACAGTAAAGGCAGTGGATGGAGGAAACCCACAGCGCTACAGCAGTGCTTTGCTTAGAGTTGTAGTCACCGATGCCAATGATAACTCTCCCAAGTTTGAAAAGTCCACATATGAGGCTGAAGTTTCGGAAAATAGTCCAGTGGGACACTCTGTGTTGCAG GTCAAAGCAAATGACTCTGACATGGGCCCTAATGGAGAAATTGAGTACACCCTTCACCAAGCAGTAGACCCAGTGCCGAAACTCTTACGAATTGATCGATCCACTGGTATTATCTATGTCAAAGGACCACTGGACAGGGAGGAAATCAGCAGCCTTTCCTTCTATGTGATGGCGAAGGATAAGGGTCCTCAACCTAAAAGCTCTAAGACATTTGTAAGCATTGAGGTGACTGACCAAAATGATAATGCTCCAGCTGTGGAGATTCGTGGGATTGGTCTTGTGACACACAGTGAAGGAGTGGCTAACATTTCTGAAGACATGCCAGTGGGGACAGCCGTAGCTTTGGTGCAAGTGTCTGACAAGGATGAGGGAGAGAATGCCGTGGTCACTTGTGTGGTTGCAGGAGATGTGCCCTTCCAGCTCCGCCCTGCCAGCGACTCATCCAGTGACAACAAGAGGAAGTATTTCCTACAGACCACCACTCCTCTTGACTATGAAAGGGTTAGAGATTACAGAGTAGAGATTGTGGCTGTGGATTCTGGAAATCCAGCACTCTCTAGTACAAATTCATTGAAGGTGCAGGTGACCGATGTGAATGATAACTCTCCAGTATTCTCCCCAACCTTGTTTGAGGTAGATTTTCCTGAAGAAAACCAACCAGGGGAGAAGGTTTTGGATGTTACAGCTTTGGATGCTGACAGTGGCACTAACGCGGAACTCCTCTATAATATTGTGGCAGACTCATCCATCAAAGGTCTATTTGAGATTGACCCAAATACGGGTGAAGTAAGAGCCCGAAGCCCACTTGATCGTGAGCATAAAGAACGATATGAGTTTCGGGTCACAGCAGCAGATAAAGGGTCACCTGTTCATAAAGGAACAGCAACTGTTGTAATAAAAGTCCTTGACCGCAACGACAATGACCCCAAGTTCATGCTTAGTGGCTACAGCTTTTCAGTTTTGGAAAACATGCCTCCCCTCAGTCCAGTTGGCATGGTGACAGTCCTGGATGTGGACAAGGGTGAGAATGCACGTGTTCGCCTCTCTGTAGAGCCTGATGGAGGGAAGTTTGTTGTTCAAAATGGAACGGGCACCATTCTCTCAAGCATTTCATttgacagggagaaagaaagcagcTACACTTTTCGTCTAAAAGCAGTGGATGGAGGGGAGCCACCCAGATCTTCATATGTGGGTGTTACTATCAATGTACTGgatgaaaatgacaatgacCCTGTGGTCACCAAGCCCTCCAATTCCTCCTTCAAGCGTTTGTCACCCTTAGCCTCCCCAGATAGCCATGTGGAGGTAGTGGAAGCTGAAGATCTGGACAGCGGGCCTAACGCAGAGCTGGTCTTCAGTATTGCTGGTGGAAACCCTTACCAGTTATTTCGCATATCCCCTTCCAGTGGGGAGATCACTCTAGCAAAGGAGATGACCCGAAAACATGGTGGACTACATCGCCTAGTGGTGCGAGTGAGTGACAGGGGTAAGCCTGCACGTCATGCCACTGCCCTGGTCCACATCTATGTCAATGAAACCATTTCAAATGTCAGCTTAGTGGAAGCCCTAGTTGGACACAGTCTTTACACTCCACTGGACAGGGACATTGCTGGTGATCCTGACAATGGTTTTGCTGCACAGCGTAGTAACATTTTGTTTGGAAGCCTTGCTGGTGTGGCAGGTGTTGTCATGTTGATTTTGGTGGTGGTATTTATTCGACACCGCATCCAGAGAGAAACTAAGAGTGGGTATCAGGCtggcaaaaaggaaacaaaggacTTATATGCACCCAAACAGGCACCAAAGAATGCCAAAGGCAAACGAGGAAGGAAAGGCAAACCCCAGAAGTCCCCAAAACCACTcggggaagaggaggaggtcagCCTTCAAAAGAGTCTCAAATTCAACCTTGATGGAGTCAATGATAGCCCCAGGATACACCTACCCTTAACATATTCACCAGGAAGCCCTGATATAGGCAGGCACTACCGCTCCAACTCCCCCTTACCCTCCATCCAGCTGCAGGCTCAATCCCCCTCAGCCTCACAGAAGCATCAGGCTGTCCAGGACCTGCCCGCTGCCAACACCTTTGTAGGAACAGGCGGAGATGACAACTCTACTGGCTCAGACCAGTACTCAGACTACAGCTACAAGACAAGCCAACCGAAGTACAACAACAAACAG TATTTTCAAACAGGCGCAACACACAAAGGCCGACACGCACACAtggacacccacacacacggtTCTTTGTGCACCACATATTTGCCCTGGCTGATTACCCAGAAAAAGAAGGCTGGAAGGAAAGTGAGGTGA